GCCTCCACCAGCGCATGAGCTGGTGGGCCGCCCTGGCCCTGCTCCGCTGCATCAGCTCCAGCCCCGCCGCCGCCGTCATCGCCCTGCGCACCCGCCTCCATGCCGTCGCCGACCTGTCCGAAGACGCCCAGGCCGACGCGATTGACCGGCAGGGCGTTGAAACCGTGTTCGACGGCGAAGACATCGAGCTTCTCTCGGCCGACGAGAACGTCCCGGCCGGTGTGCCCGAAACCATCGCCGAAGCCTCGCCTGAAGGCCGTCAGCTCCTGGCGTTGATCGAGCGCGCCGAAGCCCTGCGCGGTCCCGCCGACGACCCAAAGCTGGCCGAGATCGTCCGCCAGGTGACGGGGCTGGTGAAAGACGGCTTCAACCCCGTCATCTTCTGCCGCTACATCGCGACCGCCCATTACGTCGCTGAAGCCCTTGCCCAGGCGCTCGGCACCGAGACGCTCAAGGTCGAGTGCGTCACCGGCGAGCTCGCCTCCGAACAGCGCGAGGAAAAAGTCGAGGCCCTCGGCGAGTTCGACCGCCGCGTCCTCGTCGCCACCGACTGTCTCTCGGAGGGCATCAACCTCCAGAACCTGTTCGACGCCGTCGTCCATTACGACCTGTCCTGGAACCCCACCCGACACGAACAGCGGGAAGGCCGCGTCGACCGCTTCGGCCAGCCCCGCAAGGCCGTGCGCGCCCTCATGTTCTACGGCGCCAACAACCCCGTCGACGGCGCCGTCCTCAACGTCATCCTCCGCAAGGCAGAGCGCATCCGCAAGGCCCTCGGCGTGCTCGTGCCGATGCCCAGCGACAACACCGCCGTCACCCAGGCCATCATGAAGTCCGTCCTCCTCCGTAAAGGCTCGGTGCTCGATCCCAACCAGCCCATGCTCGACTTCGGCGACGTCGAACGCCAGGTCGAGACAGACTGGGAATCGGCTCGGGAAAAGGCTCTCCAGAATCGCACGATCTTCGCCCAGCGCCGTCTGCGCCCCGACGACGTCCTCCCCGAATGGAGCAAGGCGAACCGCATCCTCGGCGGCCCGGAAGACGTCGAGCGGTTCCTCGCCCGCGCCTCAGAACGCCTCGGAGCGCCTCTCGAAGAGGTTCGCGGCCACCGGAAGTTCCCCATCGACCACCTCCCGCCCGCGCTCAAAGACCGCCTCGCCGGCGCCGGCTTCGTCAAGCCCCTGCGCCTCTCCTTCCGACCGCCCGTCGCGGCCGGTGCCGAGTTCATCCACAGATCCCATCCGCTCGTCGCCCTGATCGCCGACGAACTGGCCGAGCGCGCCCTCGCGGCGGCCTCCCTGCCCGGCGCCCCGGCCGACGCGGCGAACATGCCGGCGGCCAGGTGCGGCGCGATCTTCACGCAGGCCGTATCCGAACGCACGGTGCTCCTTCTCCTGCGGCTTCGGTGCCAGATCACCCTCGAACGACGCATCGACGGCAGATATCGCCACGAGCGGCATCTGCTGGCCGAAGAGTGTCTGACCGTCGCCCTCCGCGGTGATGCCGACGAGCTCCGGATCCTCGACGAGGTCGAGGCTCTCGCCCTCATGGAGGCCCAGCCGATGCCGGGCCGGAACATGGCCCCGGAACAGCGCGCCCGCCAG
Above is a genomic segment from Candidatus Ozemobacteraceae bacterium containing:
- a CDS encoding helicase-related protein, with the protein product MPESRPDVLHLRPLGGAEEDAVQVYVPLESVPPRAATFAPPDPATSGSQASGLLLREALRLKLRAGAGPFRSFGHLAFEPRAYQLVPLLMALKLDPVRLLVADGVGIGKTIEAGLIVRELLDRGEIRRFSVICPPHLCEQWQKELASKFNLAAEVVRTGTASRLERGLPAGTSVFDVHPFTIVSLDYIKSDKRRDEFLRACPECIIVEEAHTCVQAGTDTRHQRFKLLKGLAENDQRHMIFLTATPHSGSDPAFDNLLALLNPRFQTLSQLTDVERRNLREQLAVHLVQRQRPDIDEWRDATVFPDRQVKEMTYALTGAWGRLFDDVTGYAREMVLAAEAKSRLHQRMSWWAALALLRCISSSPAAAVIALRTRLHAVADLSEDAQADAIDRQGVETVFDGEDIELLSADENVPAGVPETIAEASPEGRQLLALIERAEALRGPADDPKLAEIVRQVTGLVKDGFNPVIFCRYIATAHYVAEALAQALGTETLKVECVTGELASEQREEKVEALGEFDRRVLVATDCLSEGINLQNLFDAVVHYDLSWNPTRHEQREGRVDRFGQPRKAVRALMFYGANNPVDGAVLNVILRKAERIRKALGVLVPMPSDNTAVTQAIMKSVLLRKGSVLDPNQPMLDFGDVERQVETDWESAREKALQNRTIFAQRRLRPDDVLPEWSKANRILGGPEDVERFLARASERLGAPLEEVRGHRKFPIDHLPPALKDRLAGAGFVKPLRLSFRPPVAAGAEFIHRSHPLVALIADELAERALAAASLPGAPADAANMPAARCGAIFTQAVSERTVLLLLRLRCQITLERRIDGRYRHERHLLAEECLTVALRGDADELRILDEVEALALMEAQPMPGRNMAPEQRARQVQSVLDELPALRPHLDELARRRAADLLADHQRVREAAEAKGRRHQVAPCLPADLIGVYVLLPVASL